The Oncorhynchus nerka isolate Pitt River linkage group LG12, Oner_Uvic_2.0, whole genome shotgun sequence genome includes a region encoding these proteins:
- the exd2 gene encoding exonuclease 3'-5' domain-containing protein 2 has protein sequence MASRQSALTAAVVTLLGATLGGLLLWRQRAIRTKKQQLSAQGLKGQVRVSSCPLPVEPEPVVLDCKNPVESQIQSKQNQLSPGQSLVLPLPAVLPPVDQALAVQPVMVSSEKEWEQLWPMLQKDLSVFPVLGLDCEWVKSQTNTLGVSVKDKTSTVSLLQMASYSGLCVLVRLQPFRAGQQDLPLTLKEVLSDPLILKVGVGCYEDGKRLTRDYGLALRCTVDLRYLALRQRKVVLNNGLSLKSLAADLLNVSLEKSLELRCSDWEADPLTLQQMTYAARDAQVSIALFFRLLGLHSDTTPSLDTGSGYSQLANCCQGVVDTPFRGWGGGECEDGGKSVDRERRRRSRKLQQSVFESPESGDQQVPDPRKNNKRKSLGVGYSARKSPLYDNCFLHAPDGQPLCTCDKKKAKWYLDKGIGVLQSEDPFIVRLLFEPSGRPDSQQDYYLTAKENLCVVCGKNDSYIRKNIVPHEYRRHFPTEMKDHNSHDILLLCTSCHAASNVHDGFLKQQLADEHAAPQGCEEGVRLLEDSDRRRVRSAARALLTAGEGLPGPRRDELQEVIRSFFNDLDGELTTDTLQSAAGLETRIFNESYVPHGLKVVQAHAKQGLKGLMGLERHWRQHFLSTMTPRYLPPLWSVNHNHSKFLRKYGEDLPIQLN, from the exons ATGGCTTCTAGACAAAGTGCCCTAACTGCTGCCGTGGTTACCCTGTTGGGAGCCACCTTGGGTGGCCTGTTGCTATGGCGACAGAGAGCCATAAGGACAAAGAAGCAACAGCTTTCTGCTCAGGGTCTGAAAGGTCAGGTAAGGGTCAGCTCTTGTCCCTTACCTGTGGAACCAGAGCCTGTGGTTCTGGACTGTAAGAACCCAGTGGAGTCCCAAATCCAGTCTAAGCAGAACCAGCTATCCCCGGGTCAGAGTCTGGTCCTCCCCCTGCCTGCTGTGCTACCCCCTGTTGACCAGGCCCTGGCGGTGCAGCCGGTGATGGTAAGCTCTGAGAAggagtgggagcagctgtggccCATGCTGCAGAAGGATCTGTCAGTCTTTCCTGTCCTCGGCCTGGACTGTGAATGGGTGAAGAGTCAAACTAATACCCTGGGT gtGTCAGTGAAGGATAAGACTTCAACGGTCTCTTTACTCCAGATGGCTTCCTACtctggtctgtgtgtgttggtgaggcTGCAGCCGTTCCGTGCTGGCCAGCAGGACTTGCCACTTACCCTGAAAGAG gtCCTCAGCGACCCTCTCATCCTGAAGGTGGGTGTAGGCTGCTATGAGGACGGGAAGCGTCTGACACGAGACTATGGCCTGGCGTTGAGATGTACTGTGGACTTAAGATACCTTGCACTACGACAAAG GAAGGTGGTGTTGAATAACGGTCTGAGTCTGAAGTCTCTGGCAGCTGACCTGCTCAACGTCTCTCTGGAGAAATCCTTGGAGCTGCGCTGTAGTGACTGGGAGGCTGACCCGCTGACCCTACAACAG ATGACCTACGCAGCCCGGGACGCACAGGTATCCATCGCCCTCTTCTTCCGCCTGCTCGGACTCCACTCAGACACCACGCCCTCACTTGACACTGGGAGTGGCTACTCCCAGCTGGCCAATTGCTGCCAGGGCGTGGTGGACACACCCTTcagggggtggggtggaggagagTGCGAGGATGGAGGGAAAAGCGTGGATCgagagaggaggaggcggagTAGGAAGCTCCAGCAGTCTGTTTTTGAAAGCCCAGAGTCTGGGGACCAGCAAGTTCCAGACCCCAGGAAGAACAACAAGAGAAAATCGCTCGGGGTGGGCTACTCTGCCAG GAAGTCCCCTCTCTATGACAACTGTTTCCTCCATGCCCCGGATGGACAACCCCTCTGTACCTGCGACAAGAAGAAGGCCAAGTGGTACCTGGATAAAGGAATAGGAG tgcTGCAGAGTGAGGATCCATTCATTGTGCGTCTGCTGTTTGAGCCTTCGGGACGTCCAGACTCCCAGCAGGACTACTACCTGACTGCCAAGGAGaacctgtgtgtggtgtgtggcaaGAACGACTCTTATATCAG GAAGAACATCGTTCCCCATGAGTACAGACGTCACTTTCCCACGGAGATGAAAGACCACAACTCCCATGACATCTTGCTGCTGTGCACTTCCTGTCACGCGGCCTCCAATGTCCACGATGGCTTCCTGAAGCAGCAGCTGGCTGATGAACACGCTGCCCCCCAG GGTTGTGAGGAGGGCGTGCGGCTCCTGGAGGACTCTGACCGCAGGAGGGTTCGTTCTGCCGCCCGTGCCCTCCTGACTGCCGGGGAGGGGCTCCCTGGGCCCCGCAGAGACGAGCTGCAGGAAGTCATCAGGAGTTTCTTCAACGACCTCGACGGGGAGCTGACGACAGACACCCTGCAGAGTGCTGCTGGCCTGGAGACACG GATCTTCAATGAGAGCTACGTTCCCCACGGGCTGAAGGTCGTGCAAGCGCATGCCAAGCAGGGTCTGAAGGGGTTAATGGGTCTAGAACGCCACTGGAGGCAGCACTTCCTGTCTACCATGACGCCGCGCTACCTCCCTCCTCTGTGGTCCGTCAACCACAACCACAGCAAGTTCCTACGCAAATACGGCGAGGATCTCCCCATCCAACTCAACTGA